Proteins from a genomic interval of Indicator indicator isolate 239-I01 chromosome 1, UM_Iind_1.1, whole genome shotgun sequence:
- the SUPT20H gene encoding LOW QUALITY PROTEIN: transcription factor SPT20 homolog (The sequence of the model RefSeq protein was modified relative to this genomic sequence to represent the inferred CDS: deleted 2 bases in 1 codon; substituted 3 bases at 3 genomic stop codons), protein MQQALELALDRAEYIIESARQKPPKRKYLPSGRKSVFQKLYDLYIEECEKEPEIKKLRRNVNLLEKLVMQETLSCLVVNLYPGNEGYSLMLRGKNGSDSETIRLPYEEGELLEYLDAEELPPILVDLLEKSQVNIFHCGCVIAEIRDYRQSGNMKSPTYQSKHILLRPTMQTLICDVHSITSDNHKWTQEDKLLLESQLILATAEPLCLDPSIAVTCTTNRLLYNKQKMNTRPMKRCFKRYSRSSLNRQQEVAHYSTPPQLRLLDYLQKRKERKGAQQYDLKISKAGNCVDMWKQNPCYLTAPSEVDVEKYAKVEKSIKPDDSQPTVWPAHEIKDDYVFECEVGNQLQKTKLTIFQSLGNPLYYGKIQTLKGDEENDNLLTPSQFLIGSKTDAERVVNQYQELVQNEAKCPVKMFHNSGGSVNLSHLSPGKEMEQPESISGSVQSSVLGKGVKHRPPPIKLPSSSGSSSSGNIFSPQQSSGHLKSPTPPPSSKPSGLSRKQSMDLNQVSMLSPAAMSPASSSQRSGTPKSSTPTPTNTPSSTPHPPDAQSSTPITPSAIPTPQDSGFTPQPTLLTPFAQQQMSLSQALPVMTIPLSTMVTSITTGTTSTQVMANPAGLNFINVVGSVCGAQTLMSGSNPMLGCNTGAIAPAGINLSGILPSGGLVPSALPAAMQSASQAGYPFGLKNASNLRSLNLLQDVGETQQFELCLLLLIFNSFQVVQQXQQLSQFSPQQSQQPATCSPQQXAEQLSFHFCXGSDQGPSNQDQALSAQQAAVINLTGVGNFMQPQATAVAILAASNGYGSSSSSTSSSPASSTAFRQPLKK, encoded by the exons ATG CAACAAGCTTTAGAACTGGCATTGGATCGTGCAGAG TATATCATTGAAAGTGCTCGTCAGAAACCTccgaaaagaaaatatttacctAGTGGAAG aaaatcTGTATTTCAAAAACTCTATGATTTATATATAGAAGAATGTGAAAAAGAGCCTGAGATAAAG AAGCTGAGGCGAAATGTGAATTTACTTGAGAAGCTCGTTATGCAGGAGACATTGTCATGTCTGGTAGTGAACCTCTATCCGGGAAATGAGGGTTATTCACTTAtgctcaggggaaaaaatggcTCAG ATTCTGAGACCATTCGGCTGCCTTATGAGGAAGGAGAGCTGCTTGAATATTTGGATGCAGAGGAACTACCACCTATTTTGGTTGATCTTTTAGAAAAATCTCAG GTTAATATATTTCATTGCGGGTGTGTCATAGCAGAAATACGTGACTATAGGCAGTCTGGTAACATGAAATCTCCAACGTACCAAAGCAAGCACATTCTTTTACGTCCCACAATGCAG ACTTTAATTTGTGATGTGCATTCTATAACAAGTGACAACCACAAATGGACACAG GAGGACAAGCTCCTACTTGAGAGCCAACTTATTTTGGCTACAGCAGAGCCTTTGTGTCTTGATCCTTCAATAGCAGTGACCTGTACTACAAACAGACTCCTGTACAACAAGCAGAAGATGAATACTCGCCCCATGAAACG GTGCTTCAAAAGGTACTCAAGGTCATCTCTGAACAGACAGCAGGAAGTAGCTCACTATTCAACTCCACCTCAGCTCAGACTACTTGACTacttacagaaaagaaaggagaggaaaggagccCAGCAGTATGACCTCAAAATTTCTAAAGCTGGAAAT TGCGTAGACATGTGGAAACAGAACCCTTGCTACTTGACTGCACCTTCTGAAGTGGAT GTGGAAAAATATGCCAAAGTGGAAAAGTCTATCAAGCCTGATGACTCACAACCAACTGTCTGGCCAGCACAT GAAATAAAAGATGATTATGTGTTTGAATGTGAAGTTGGTAATCAGcttcaaaaaacaaaactgacCATTTTTCAGTCTCTTGGCAATCCCTTGTACTATGGTAAAATTCAGACACTCAAAGGTGATGAGGAAAATGACAACCTATTAACTCCATCACA GTTCCTTATTGGTTCGAAGACTGATGCTGAAAG AGTGGTGAACCAGTATCAAGAGCTAGTACAGAATGAAGCAAAATGTCCTGTGAAAATGTTTCATAATTCAGGTGGATCAGTAAATCTTAGTCATctttctccagggaaggaaatgGAA CAGCCAGAAAGTATATCAGGCTCTGTTCAGTCTTCAGTATTGGGGAAAGGTGTAAAACACCGACCTCCTCCCATCAAATTACCTTCAAGTTCAGGAAGTAGCTCTTCAG GTAATATTTTTAGTCCACAACAGTCAAGTGGCCATCTAAAGtccccaactcctcctccttcttctaaGCCTTCTGGTCTTTCTCGGAAACAATCTATGGATCTTAATCAAGTTAGCATGctctccccagctgccatgtCTCCTGCGAGCTCTTCACAAA GGTCTGGAACTCCTAAATCATCTACTCCTACTCCAACCAACACCCCTTCATCGACCCCACACCCTCCTGATGCTCAGAGCTCAACTCCTATTACCCCTTCTGCCATCCCTACTCCCCAAGATTCAGGCTTCACCCCTCAGCCCACTTTGTTAACCCCAtttgctcagcagcagatgtctctgagccaggcactgcctgtAATGACCATTCCTCTTTCCACCATGGTAACATCCATTACTACAGGAACAACCTCCACCCAGGTCATGGCAAACCCTGCAGGACTTAACTTCATCAATGTAGTGGGCTCTGTGTG TGGAGCACAGACACTGATGAGTGGGTCAAACCCCATGTTGGGGTGCAACACTGGTGCCATAGCCCCTGCAGGTATAAATCTGAGTGGCATTTTACCATCAGGAGGTCTGGTACCAAGTGCGCTGCCTGCTGCGATGCAGTCTGCCTCTCAAGCAGGTTA CCCCTTTGGTTTGAAAAATGCATCAAATCTTCGGTCCTTAAATCTTCTACAG GATGTTGGGGAAACTCAGCAGTTTGAATTATGCCTTTTGCTTTTAATCTTCAACAGCTTCCAGGTGGTTCAGCAGTAACAGCAGCTGTCACAGTTCTCTCCACAG CAATCTCAGCAGCCTGCAACCTGTAGCCCTCAGCAATAGGCAGAACAATTGT